The Streptomyces sp. NL15-2K genome contains a region encoding:
- a CDS encoding DNRLRE domain-containing protein, which produces MPVWILGLGNPGTKSADGSTQTSRSFLTLDTVAFAGMKVAHARLDLWSAASADTKGKGKPAKWQVWSANGTAADAARGWSERPALKAKQATSEPGKEQGWSSADVTDLAQSWAKRKASTGTVALKAADESDVSGWQELNSADAVVNNPRLVVTYAAAPNVGGWREAGPPFFSQNGTYAVSTLTPTLRDVLSDKDGDKVRAAFKIEDAAGNARIGNLIDSDFVTSGQSASVTVPAGLLTNGKTYKFQTQTYDGKEYSNWSEWQPFTVDTSAPSAPASVTSTDYPTGAWVKGEGQAGDFTVTPPATDHQWLEWSLDGMNWTKVETGGAVAAKKINVTPPRNGTHTLQVRAVDLADNKSEPKDYIFHAGSSGFAQPGEGERTAGRLPLAVETEAGKYDKATFSWRRSAADAWTPIPPGDVTSSGDALASWPVPLTGGKNAPLVWNTTATLATSGNVQIKADFTGADNATGSTAPLNVVVDRDGDGAATVATGPGELNLLTGDYTLSSTDASFFGLTATRSFSSRSPTKAKYQEGQVPIFGKHWVSGTSAELVESAYSHIRRVSDTAVDVVLAQGDAIHFTANAAKTGWIPETGSEALTLKGSVSSTFTLTDSEGASTGFAKTDPAATTWQVSTAKYQGTENSTTVVISETVTVDGKKLARPKKIIAPTSAATQAACDLNPALKGCRILEFDYATTTTATGDKTNADFGDFSGQVKQIKVWGTESGAGNATATVVQTYRYDKGGNLRQAWDPRLGQDTMTQYAYFEDRVVWMAPPGELPYTFSYDTIGSGAAPGAGMLVKVSRPTLKQGSATETGPDAVTSIVYGVPLTGTKAPTDMKDAGHWGQLDRPTDATAIFPPDQVSTTHAGGDLSAGDYKRATVHYLNASGREVNTLSPGKHITTTEQDRFGNTVRELSAANRELALGTTAKQKRTLTDLGIIERPWHERAALLSTSSHYDETGAREIEQFGPIRRVDLTEDLKNGTTTLAAKGASVAARSWKVTKYDEGRPTDGTANVRDQVTSVITGARVRDWDSIMAEQRVTKTGYDWRKGLPTRQMKDAGGLNLDTQTQYDSQGRITQQILPGTDGDDATTRITEYWTADGTGWCKGRPEWADQICWTGPGGPVTGGGSQPNTLPSTTTEYGYYGQSTKETKQAGDKSVTTVAWHDAAGRPEKIASYDGLGTAVPETSTAYDKATGRITKITSPTAGTITKAYDKLGRPISYTDADNGTTTTEYDLLDRPVKVTDTSPSTVTFTYDHNTDARGLATRTNHSVAGGFSATYDQDGSVATEQLPGGYTLNITTDTTGATTSRVYTRDSDGVSVYSDTITQSIHGQVASQHGWSNQEYDYDKTGRLTGVRNLGEGGCIRRDYEFDQRSNRKALTTNVGSPGAGCPTGGGTDTTSHTYDSADRLVDAGYVYDAFGRTTALPGATVAYYTNDLVRQQTANGTRQTLELDAAHRFRSTKTEIENGSNWIQSSSTVNHYSCDCDKPSWVAEDSNGGLTRNVNSLGGDLAATTGKTGDVVLQFTDIHGDVSLQLPLNASKAPVALETDEYGNPTAGGSGVRYGWLGAKQRAADTPTGFTLMGVRLYNPNTGRFLQQDPVFGGGDNAYGYPADPITMYDLDGRFWGKAWKITVCVGTILWVIGSGFFAVTKVRAIWRAINRLGGIRDAARHVMSAHSRQKKLQRMANIFLVSAATILGLDQVYEKCIKVKW; this is translated from the coding sequence GTGCCGGTCTGGATACTAGGTCTCGGTAACCCGGGGACGAAGAGTGCGGACGGAAGCACGCAGACCTCGCGGTCGTTCCTGACTCTCGACACGGTTGCCTTCGCAGGGATGAAGGTCGCTCACGCACGCCTGGATCTGTGGAGTGCAGCCTCGGCGGACACCAAGGGAAAGGGCAAGCCTGCGAAGTGGCAGGTTTGGTCGGCCAACGGCACGGCGGCCGACGCCGCCCGCGGGTGGTCAGAGCGTCCGGCGCTGAAGGCCAAGCAGGCGACTTCGGAGCCGGGCAAGGAGCAGGGCTGGTCGAGTGCGGATGTGACTGACCTGGCCCAGAGCTGGGCGAAGCGCAAAGCCTCCACCGGTACCGTGGCATTGAAGGCAGCTGACGAATCAGATGTGAGCGGCTGGCAGGAGCTCAACTCCGCCGACGCGGTGGTGAACAACCCACGCCTGGTAGTCACCTACGCCGCCGCCCCCAATGTCGGCGGATGGCGGGAGGCGGGCCCGCCCTTCTTCTCCCAGAACGGCACCTACGCCGTCAGCACCCTCACGCCCACCCTGCGGGATGTCCTTTCGGACAAGGACGGAGACAAGGTCCGCGCCGCCTTCAAGATTGAGGACGCCGCAGGCAACGCACGCATCGGCAACCTGATCGACTCGGATTTCGTCACCTCCGGGCAGTCCGCATCGGTGACCGTTCCGGCCGGGTTGCTGACAAACGGCAAGACGTACAAATTCCAGACCCAGACCTACGACGGCAAGGAGTACAGCAACTGGTCAGAGTGGCAGCCGTTCACCGTCGACACCTCCGCTCCTTCCGCGCCGGCGTCGGTCACCTCTACCGACTACCCCACAGGCGCCTGGGTCAAGGGCGAGGGCCAGGCCGGTGACTTCACCGTCACGCCTCCTGCCACCGACCACCAGTGGCTGGAGTGGTCGCTGGACGGGATGAACTGGACCAAGGTCGAGACCGGCGGCGCTGTCGCCGCGAAGAAGATCAACGTCACTCCGCCTCGTAACGGCACCCATACCCTCCAGGTCCGCGCCGTTGACCTCGCCGACAACAAGTCCGAGCCCAAGGACTACATCTTCCACGCCGGAAGCAGCGGCTTCGCTCAGCCCGGCGAGGGCGAGCGCACCGCAGGCCGGCTCCCCCTCGCAGTGGAGACGGAGGCGGGCAAGTACGACAAGGCCACCTTCTCGTGGCGGCGTTCGGCAGCCGACGCCTGGACTCCCATCCCCCCGGGAGACGTCACTTCCAGCGGCGACGCGCTGGCCTCGTGGCCCGTTCCGCTCACCGGCGGAAAGAACGCACCCCTGGTGTGGAACACAACGGCCACCTTGGCCACGAGCGGCAACGTTCAGATCAAGGCCGACTTCACCGGGGCGGACAACGCAACTGGCAGTACCGCTCCGCTGAACGTGGTCGTCGACCGCGACGGCGACGGAGCGGCCACTGTGGCCACCGGACCTGGTGAATTGAATCTGCTCACCGGGGACTACACGCTCTCCTCGACGGACGCGTCATTCTTCGGTCTGACCGCCACGCGTTCCTTCTCCTCCCGTTCCCCCACCAAGGCGAAGTACCAGGAGGGACAGGTTCCGATCTTCGGTAAGCACTGGGTCTCGGGTACCTCGGCCGAACTGGTCGAGTCCGCCTACAGCCACATCCGCCGTGTCTCCGACACCGCGGTCGACGTGGTCCTGGCACAGGGTGACGCCATCCACTTCACCGCGAACGCGGCGAAGACCGGTTGGATCCCGGAAACCGGATCGGAGGCTTTGACTCTCAAGGGGAGTGTCTCCAGCACCTTCACTCTCACCGATTCCGAAGGCGCCTCCACCGGCTTCGCGAAGACGGACCCGGCAGCCACCACCTGGCAGGTCTCCACCGCCAAGTACCAGGGCACGGAGAACTCCACCACCGTGGTGATCTCCGAGACGGTGACCGTCGACGGCAAGAAGCTCGCCCGCCCGAAAAAGATCATCGCACCCACTTCGGCCGCCACCCAGGCTGCCTGCGACCTCAATCCGGCTCTCAAGGGCTGCCGGATCCTCGAGTTCGACTACGCGACCACCACCACCGCCACTGGCGACAAGACCAACGCGGATTTCGGTGATTTCTCCGGCCAGGTCAAACAGATTAAGGTCTGGGGCACCGAGTCCGGCGCAGGTAACGCCACCGCCACCGTGGTGCAGACATACCGCTACGACAAGGGCGGCAACCTCCGTCAGGCCTGGGACCCGCGCCTCGGGCAGGACACCATGACGCAGTACGCCTACTTCGAGGACCGGGTCGTATGGATGGCCCCTCCCGGGGAGCTGCCGTACACGTTCAGCTACGACACCATAGGCTCGGGCGCGGCACCCGGCGCAGGCATGCTGGTAAAGGTCTCCCGCCCCACCTTGAAGCAGGGCAGCGCGACCGAGACCGGCCCGGACGCCGTGACCTCCATCGTCTACGGCGTTCCGCTCACCGGCACCAAGGCGCCGACCGACATGAAGGACGCCGGCCACTGGGGCCAGCTCGACCGACCCACCGACGCCACAGCGATCTTCCCTCCCGACCAGGTGTCTACCACGCACGCCGGTGGCGATCTGTCAGCCGGGGACTACAAACGAGCGACGGTTCACTACCTCAATGCGTCGGGTCGCGAGGTCAACACCCTCAGCCCCGGCAAGCACATCACCACCACCGAGCAGGATCGTTTCGGTAACACCGTTCGTGAACTGAGCGCGGCCAACCGCGAACTCGCTCTGGGCACCACCGCCAAGCAGAAACGCACTCTGACCGACCTTGGCATCATCGAGCGCCCCTGGCACGAGCGCGCTGCCCTGCTCTCCACCAGCTCTCACTATGACGAGACGGGTGCCCGAGAGATCGAGCAGTTCGGCCCGATCCGCCGGGTGGACCTGACCGAGGACCTCAAGAACGGAACGACCACCCTGGCTGCCAAGGGCGCTTCGGTCGCCGCCCGTTCCTGGAAGGTCACCAAGTATGACGAGGGCCGCCCCACCGACGGCACCGCGAACGTACGGGACCAGGTCACTTCGGTGATCACCGGAGCTCGGGTCCGTGACTGGGACTCGATCATGGCCGAGCAGCGGGTCACCAAGACCGGCTACGACTGGCGCAAGGGTCTGCCCACCCGCCAGATGAAGGATGCGGGCGGCCTGAACCTGGACACCCAGACTCAGTACGACAGCCAGGGGCGCATCACCCAGCAGATCCTCCCCGGAACCGATGGCGACGACGCCACCACGCGCATCACCGAGTACTGGACGGCCGACGGCACCGGCTGGTGCAAGGGGCGTCCCGAGTGGGCGGACCAGATCTGCTGGACCGGCCCCGGCGGCCCGGTCACCGGAGGCGGGAGTCAGCCCAACACGCTGCCCTCCACCACGACTGAGTACGGCTACTACGGCCAGAGCACCAAGGAGACCAAGCAGGCAGGCGACAAGAGCGTCACCACTGTGGCTTGGCACGACGCCGCAGGGCGTCCGGAGAAGATCGCCTCGTACGACGGACTTGGCACGGCGGTCCCCGAGACCTCCACCGCATACGACAAGGCCACCGGCCGCATCACGAAGATCACCTCTCCCACTGCAGGAACGATCACGAAGGCCTACGACAAGCTGGGCCGGCCGATCTCCTACACCGACGCCGACAACGGGACGACGACGACCGAGTACGACCTGCTCGACCGTCCAGTGAAGGTCACGGACACGTCACCGTCGACGGTGACGTTCACCTACGACCACAACACCGACGCACGTGGTCTGGCGACCCGAACCAACCACTCCGTCGCCGGTGGCTTCTCCGCCACATACGACCAGGACGGCTCGGTCGCGACCGAGCAACTGCCCGGCGGCTACACGCTCAACATCACCACGGATACCACCGGAGCGACTACCTCCCGGGTCTACACCAGGGACAGTGATGGTGTCTCCGTCTACAGCGACACCATCACCCAGTCCATCCACGGCCAGGTTGCCAGCCAACACGGGTGGTCCAACCAGGAATACGACTACGACAAGACCGGCCGTCTGACGGGCGTACGCAACCTCGGCGAAGGGGGCTGCATCCGACGAGACTACGAGTTCGACCAGCGCTCCAACCGCAAGGCCCTGACCACCAACGTCGGCTCACCCGGTGCAGGCTGCCCCACCGGCGGTGGAACCGACACCACCAGTCACACCTACGACAGCGCCGACCGGCTCGTCGACGCCGGCTACGTCTACGACGCGTTCGGCCGCACCACGGCCCTGCCCGGTGCGACGGTCGCTTACTACACCAATGACTTGGTGCGTCAGCAGACCGCGAACGGCACACGCCAGACTCTGGAGCTCGACGCCGCACATCGATTCCGTTCGACGAAGACCGAGATCGAAAACGGCTCCAACTGGATCCAGTCCAGCTCCACGGTCAACCACTACTCGTGCGATTGCGACAAGCCGAGCTGGGTGGCCGAGGATTCGAACGGCGGACTGACGCGAAACGTCAACTCGCTGGGTGGCGATCTCGCGGCAACCACCGGCAAAACCGGTGATGTCGTTCTGCAATTCACCGACATTCACGGCGACGTCTCCCTTCAGCTGCCCCTCAATGCGAGCAAGGCACCAGTGGCGCTGGAAACCGATGAGTACGGTAATCCCACCGCTGGCGGTTCCGGAGTGCGCTACGGCTGGCTCGGTGCGAAGCAGCGCGCAGCAGACACGCCCACCGGATTCACGCTCATGGGCGTCCGTCTCTACAACCCGAACACGGGCCGATTCCTGCAGCAGGACCCGGTATTCGGAGGCGGCGACAACGCATACGGCTATCCCGCCGACCCCATCACCATGTATGACCTCGACGGTCGTTTCTGGGGCAAGGCTTGGAAGATCACGGTTTGTGTCGGAACAATCCTCTGGGTGATCGGTTCCGGGTTCTTTGCGGTGACGAAGGTGCGGGCCATCTGGCGGGCCATCAATAGGTTGGGCGGTATCAGAGACGCGGCTAGGCACGTGATGAGTGCCCACTCCAGGCAGAAGAAGCTCCAGCGTATGGCGAACATCTTCCTCGTCTCCGCCGCAACGATCCTCGGCCTGGATCAGGTCTACGAGAAGTGCATCAAGGTCAAGTGGTAA
- a CDS encoding 5-carboxymethyl-2-hydroxymuconate Delta-isomerase has product MPQITVDYSGQLADDFDRPGFARALHTAVVEIAAAKPPACKTRFRRTEDFTVGDDSDGHAIVHVALDLLAGRTDETKVQLTEAVLELLRQYVKPAEGLTLHASAEVRDLDPSYRKFER; this is encoded by the coding sequence ATGCCGCAGATCACCGTCGACTACTCCGGACAGCTGGCGGACGACTTCGACCGGCCCGGGTTCGCGCGGGCGCTGCACACCGCCGTGGTGGAGATCGCGGCCGCGAAGCCGCCGGCGTGCAAGACGCGGTTCCGGCGGACCGAGGACTTCACGGTCGGCGACGACAGCGACGGCCACGCGATCGTCCACGTCGCCCTCGATCTGCTGGCGGGCCGCACCGACGAGACGAAGGTGCAACTCACCGAGGCTGTACTCGAGTTGCTGCGTCAGTACGTGAAGCCCGCCGAGGGCCTGACGCTGCACGCGTCGGCCGAGGTGCGCGACCTGGACCCCTCCTACCGGAAGTTCGAGCGCTAG
- a CDS encoding transposase, whose amino-acid sequence MAMKDYSDEFKADAVALYESTPGATYKSIAADLGVNRTTLGEWVLRDRERRGAAAAAPHLGAAVSARRTRRRAGLLAQSSLTLALRSGSVFCRRMASWNSFR is encoded by the coding sequence ATGGCGATGAAGGACTACTCGGACGAGTTCAAGGCCGATGCAGTGGCCCTGTACGAGTCCACACCCGGGGCGACCTACAAGAGCATCGCCGCTGACCTGGGCGTCAACCGGACGACCCTAGGGGAGTGGGTGCTGCGGGACCGCGAACGCCGCGGTGCCGCCGCTGCTGCCCCCCATCTGGGAGCTGCGGTGAGCGCGCGGCGGACTCGCCGTCGGGCCGGACTGCTCGCCCAGAGCTCTTTGACCCTGGCCCTGCGCTCCGGTTCCGTGTTCTGTCGCCGGATGGCCTCATGGAACTCCTTCAGGTGA
- a CDS encoding tetratricopeptide repeat protein: protein MPVNEDWEDRVSAAWAAMDGYDAADFRAVIDTLVAELPADSPLGPFEQACAWDSTGHSDKAVPLYREALAKGLSGYKARRAKIQLSSSLRNIGQAEEGVKLLTPELDAPSDELDDAVRATLALCLSSLGRDREGLALVLGALAPHLPRYQRSMANYARALVAPEG from the coding sequence ATGCCGGTGAACGAGGACTGGGAAGACCGCGTGAGCGCGGCATGGGCGGCCATGGACGGCTATGACGCGGCCGATTTCCGCGCCGTGATCGACACCCTGGTCGCCGAGCTGCCCGCCGACAGTCCGCTGGGCCCCTTCGAGCAGGCCTGCGCCTGGGACTCCACCGGCCACTCGGACAAGGCGGTTCCGCTGTACCGGGAGGCACTCGCGAAGGGGCTGAGCGGCTACAAGGCCCGCCGGGCCAAGATCCAGCTGTCCAGCTCCCTCAGGAACATCGGGCAGGCGGAGGAGGGCGTCAAGCTGCTGACACCCGAGCTGGACGCCCCCTCCGACGAGTTGGACGACGCGGTACGGGCGACCCTGGCCCTGTGCCTGTCCAGTCTCGGCCGCGACCGCGAGGGCCTCGCCCTCGTGCTGGGCGCCCTGGCCCCCCATCTGCCGCGCTACCAGCGGTCGATGGCGAACTACGCACGCGCCCTCGTGGCTCCCGAGGGTTGA
- a CDS encoding fused response regulator/phosphatase, with protein MNGNGKQTDTTVLVVDDVAASRYALGAVLRRAGHEVVPVASGSEALVELDVRLHAGTLPDVALVDVGLPDMSGFELCRRVKARPPMAALPVVHFSAAAVGPGDRCRGLDAGGDAYLTVPAEPREIQAVVRAAVRGARRSNGAETLVHRLTLLSEAIVTVQSARTLRELAEAAADGAARLTGTPAAVFVVGPNGELHRGTSRNRSSLAIPGSGAHEAVARLVTRIADGQTGVHSVVVPAPLWPAGFFRPGVQEDARLVVALTQQGRAPVCVATPVRRTGGKDPADDGLIARLAEATALAAEPLLMYQAERHVALTLQHSFLPQPHKLAQLPGVDLVVRYVPASRETEIGGDFYAALSTGEGVLTAVGDVVGHSLDAATVMVEIRHALRAYCVEDSDPAVLAARLDRMLVHYHADVTATVCLVLIDPDTGRTRIANAGHIPPLIVRDGSGADYVKAGGPLLGLGLDRPEPVELYLDPTDRLLMVTDGLIESRGTDLTISLEHLRRAAADAPPGLDALCDTLLGCFGHDQEDDIAMLALRLG; from the coding sequence ATGAACGGCAACGGCAAGCAGACGGACACGACCGTGCTGGTCGTCGACGACGTGGCGGCCAGCCGCTACGCCCTGGGCGCGGTGCTGCGGCGCGCGGGCCACGAGGTCGTGCCGGTCGCGAGCGGGAGCGAGGCGCTCGTCGAACTGGACGTACGGCTGCACGCGGGCACCCTGCCGGACGTGGCCCTCGTCGACGTCGGGCTGCCGGACATGAGCGGCTTCGAACTGTGCCGCCGGGTCAAGGCCAGGCCGCCCATGGCGGCGCTGCCCGTGGTCCACTTCTCGGCCGCTGCGGTGGGGCCGGGGGACCGGTGCCGGGGGCTGGACGCGGGCGGGGACGCCTATCTGACGGTGCCCGCCGAGCCGCGGGAGATCCAGGCCGTCGTACGGGCGGCCGTGCGAGGGGCGCGGCGGAGCAACGGGGCCGAGACGCTCGTCCACCGGCTGACGCTGCTGTCCGAGGCGATCGTGACCGTGCAGTCCGCGCGCACGCTGCGGGAACTGGCCGAGGCGGCCGCGGACGGCGCCGCCCGGCTCACCGGCACACCCGCCGCCGTCTTCGTCGTCGGCCCCAACGGCGAGCTGCACCGGGGCACCTCCCGTAACCGCAGCTCCCTGGCCATACCCGGCAGCGGGGCGCACGAGGCGGTCGCGCGGCTGGTCACGCGGATCGCCGACGGGCAGACCGGGGTGCACAGCGTCGTCGTGCCCGCCCCGCTGTGGCCGGCCGGCTTCTTCCGGCCCGGCGTGCAGGAGGACGCCCGGCTCGTGGTGGCGCTGACCCAGCAGGGCAGGGCACCGGTGTGCGTCGCCACGCCCGTGCGTCGGACCGGCGGCAAGGATCCGGCGGACGACGGGCTGATCGCCCGCCTCGCCGAGGCGACCGCGCTCGCCGCCGAGCCGCTGCTGATGTACCAGGCGGAGCGGCACGTCGCGCTCACCCTCCAGCACAGCTTCCTGCCCCAGCCGCACAAGCTCGCTCAGCTTCCCGGCGTCGACCTCGTCGTCCGGTACGTGCCCGCGTCCCGGGAGACCGAGATCGGCGGCGACTTCTACGCCGCTCTGAGCACCGGCGAGGGGGTGCTGACCGCGGTCGGCGACGTGGTCGGGCACTCGCTGGACGCGGCCACCGTCATGGTCGAGATCCGGCACGCGCTGCGCGCCTACTGCGTCGAGGACAGCGACCCGGCCGTACTCGCCGCACGCCTGGACCGGATGCTGGTGCACTACCACGCCGATGTCACCGCCACCGTGTGCCTGGTCCTGATCGACCCGGACACGGGGCGCACGCGCATCGCGAACGCGGGGCACATCCCGCCGCTGATCGTGCGGGACGGCTCGGGTGCCGACTACGTCAAGGCGGGCGGGCCGCTGCTGGGCCTCGGCCTGGACCGGCCGGAGCCCGTCGAGCTGTACCTCGACCCCACCGACCGCCTCCTGATGGTCACGGACGGCCTGATCGAGAGCCGCGGCACGGACCTCACGATCTCCCTCGAGCACCTGCGCCGGGCCGCCGCCGACGCCCCGCCCGGCCTGGACGCCCTGTGCGACACCCTGCTGGGCTGCTTCGGCCACGACCAGGAGGACGACATCGCGATGCTGGCGCTGAGGTTAGGGTGA
- a CDS encoding TetR/AcrR family transcriptional regulator produces MTTGVRRRMGVDERRQQLIGVALDLFSRRSPDDVSIDEIASAAGISRPLVYHYFPGKLSLYEAALKRAAEDLAARFVEPHEGPLGARMLRVMHRFFDFVDEHGPGFSALMRGGPAVGASTTNALIDSVRQAGYDQILSHLRVEDPPARLELVVRSWISLAESTALLWLDGRRIPRAELEAQLVHDFAALAAVSAAYDPEMTALLRRLLKDEPTDGPFSDLAARLISLAS; encoded by the coding sequence ATGACTACCGGGGTGCGCCGAAGAATGGGTGTCGACGAGCGGCGGCAGCAGTTGATCGGCGTCGCTCTCGACCTGTTCAGCCGCCGGTCGCCCGACGACGTCTCCATCGACGAGATAGCGTCCGCCGCCGGTATCTCACGCCCGCTGGTCTACCACTATTTCCCCGGCAAACTCAGCCTGTACGAAGCCGCGTTGAAGCGCGCCGCCGAGGATCTGGCCGCCCGGTTCGTCGAGCCGCACGAGGGACCGCTGGGCGCGCGAATGCTGCGGGTGATGCACCGGTTCTTCGACTTCGTCGACGAACACGGACCCGGTTTCTCGGCGCTGATGCGCGGCGGCCCGGCCGTGGGCGCTTCGACGACGAACGCCCTCATCGACTCCGTACGACAGGCCGGGTATGACCAGATCCTTTCGCATCTGCGGGTGGAGGATCCGCCCGCTCGACTGGAACTGGTCGTTCGCTCCTGGATCTCGCTCGCCGAGTCGACCGCGCTGCTCTGGCTGGACGGCCGGCGCATCCCGCGCGCCGAGCTGGAGGCGCAGCTCGTCCACGACTTCGCGGCACTGGCCGCCGTAAGTGCCGCCTACGACCCGGAGATGACGGCGTTGCTGCGCCGTCTGCTCAAGGACGAACCGACCGACGGCCCGTTCAGCGACCTGGCGGCGCGGCTGATCTCGCTGGCGTCCTAA
- a CDS encoding DUF1996 domain-containing protein, whose protein sequence is MGRNTRKRRTPLATKAIAGAAALALGGGGLVWANFYASAHEENSAQNQTKASGAQVATIKCPDVGQQLTDVPDGARAGVDQELAKLDQQVTEAYKRLADTRQAQAGDAAYVDNAILGPLKSKRTATIDRIGINIQRAGGQPPQGADQLSQCEGVPADQPDTAAGEGQDQNNDGQDQGQDQGDGQDQGQDQGDGQDQGQDQGDGQDQGQDGNGPAADDFQDITQVQPTGGPQGVNGNGLPANGDSGSTGTFTTSCGTNENENRNSDNVIVAPGVSNGAQHQHDYVGNQANDAFASDEDLANGETTCENQGDKSSYFWPVLRVQDGQDDIDANAPGGGQDGNVGTIIQASEAQLKFVGNKTSDVVAMPEALRIITGDAKAFVNGLGNANTNWSCTGFEDRQLTDKYPICPEGSSVVRTSNFQSCWDGQNIDSANHRTHVDFVEADGSCSNGFQAIPQLQVRLVYDVQAPQIENGQVVNPFAVDSFPDQLHKPITDHNDFINFFDEETMNQMVECINSGQDCQ, encoded by the coding sequence ATGGGACGCAACACAAGAAAACGCCGTACGCCGCTGGCCACCAAGGCCATTGCCGGGGCGGCGGCCCTAGCGCTCGGTGGGGGCGGGCTGGTATGGGCCAACTTCTACGCATCGGCACATGAGGAGAACTCGGCACAGAACCAGACCAAGGCCTCGGGCGCCCAGGTCGCGACGATCAAATGTCCGGACGTCGGCCAGCAGCTGACCGACGTGCCGGACGGCGCGCGCGCCGGTGTCGACCAGGAATTGGCGAAGCTCGACCAGCAGGTCACCGAGGCCTACAAGCGCCTCGCGGACACGCGCCAGGCCCAGGCAGGAGACGCCGCCTACGTCGACAACGCCATCCTCGGCCCGCTGAAGTCCAAGCGGACGGCCACCATCGACCGGATCGGCATCAACATCCAGCGCGCGGGCGGTCAGCCTCCGCAGGGAGCCGACCAGCTCTCCCAGTGCGAGGGCGTGCCGGCCGACCAGCCGGACACGGCCGCCGGTGAGGGTCAGGACCAGAACAACGACGGTCAGGACCAGGGCCAGGACCAGGGAGACGGTCAGGACCAGGGCCAGGACCAGGGTGACGGCCAGGACCAGGGCCAGGACCAGGGTGACGGCCAGGACCAGGGCCAGGACGGCAACGGTCCGGCAGCGGACGACTTCCAGGACATCACCCAGGTCCAGCCGACCGGCGGCCCGCAGGGCGTGAACGGGAACGGGCTTCCCGCGAACGGCGACAGCGGTTCGACGGGCACCTTCACCACGAGCTGCGGCACCAACGAGAACGAGAACCGCAACTCGGACAACGTGATCGTCGCTCCCGGTGTCAGCAACGGTGCGCAGCACCAGCACGACTACGTCGGCAACCAGGCCAACGACGCTTTCGCGAGCGACGAGGACCTGGCGAACGGCGAGACGACCTGCGAGAACCAGGGCGACAAGTCGTCGTACTTCTGGCCGGTGCTGCGTGTGCAGGACGGTCAGGACGACATCGACGCGAACGCTCCCGGTGGCGGTCAGGACGGCAACGTCGGCACGATCATCCAGGCCAGCGAGGCGCAGCTGAAGTTCGTCGGCAACAAGACGAGCGATGTCGTCGCGATGCCGGAGGCCCTGCGCATCATCACCGGTGACGCCAAGGCCTTCGTGAACGGTCTCGGCAACGCCAACACGAACTGGAGCTGCACCGGCTTCGAGGACAGGCAGCTGACGGACAAGTACCCGATCTGCCCCGAGGGCAGCTCGGTGGTCCGGACGAGCAACTTCCAGAGCTGCTGGGACGGCCAGAACATCGACAGCGCCAACCACCGCACCCACGTGGACTTCGTGGAGGCGGACGGCAGCTGCTCGAACGGTTTCCAGGCCATCCCCCAGCTCCAGGTCCGTCTGGTCTACGACGTCCAGGCCCCGCAGATCGAGAACGGGCAGGTCGTGAACCCGTTCGCGGTGGACTCCTTCCCGGACCAGCTGCACAAGCCGATCACCGACCACAACGACTTCATCAACTTCTTCGACGAGGAGACGATGAACCAGATGGTCGAGTGCATCAACAGCGGCCAGGACTGCCAGTAG